Proteins encoded in a region of the Capra hircus breed San Clemente chromosome 3, ASM170441v1, whole genome shotgun sequence genome:
- the GSTM3 gene encoding glutathione S-transferase Mu 3: protein MASSKSMVLGYWDIRGLAHAIRMLLEFTDTSYEEKRYTCGEAPDYDKSQWLDVKFKLDLDFPNLPYLMDGKNRLTQSNAILRYIARKHNMCGDTEEERIRVDIMENQIMDFRMQLVQLCYNPDHEKLKPRYLEQLPGQLKQFSLFLGKFSWFAGEKLTFVDFLTYDVLDQNRMFEPKCLDEFPNLKAFMCRFEALEKIATYMQSDRFLKMPVNNKMAQWGNRRIC from the exons CTGGCGCACGCCATCCGCATGCTCCTGGAGTTCACGGATACATCCTATGAAGAGAAAAGATACACGTGCGGGGAAG CTCCTGACTATGATAAGAGCCAGTGGCTGGATGTGAAATTCAAACTAGACCTGGACTTTCCTAAT CTGCCCTATCTCATGGATGGTAAGAACAGGCTCACCCAGAGCAATGCCATCTTGCGCTACATCGCCCGCAAGCACAATATGT GCGGTGACACTGAAGAGGAAAGGATTCGAGTGGACATCATGGAGAACCAAATAATGGATTTTCGCATGCAACTGGTACAACTCTGCTACAACCCTGACCAC GAAAAGCTGAAGCCTCGGTACTTGGAACAGCTACCTGGACAACTGAAACAGTTCTCCTTGTTCCTGGGGAAATTCTCATGGTTTGCaggggaaaag CTCACCTTTGTGGATTTCCTCACCTATGATGTCTTAGATCAGAACCGTATGTTTGAGCCCAAGTGCCTGGATGAATTTCCGAATCTGAAGGCTTTCATGTGCCGCTTTGAG gctttggAGAAAATAGCTACCTACATGCAGTCTGACCGCTTCCTTAAGATGCCTGTCAACAACAAGATGGCCCAGTGGGGCAACAGGAGAATCTGCTGA